In Arabidopsis thaliana ecotype Col-0 mitochondrion, complete genome, the following proteins share a genomic window:
- the rpl16 gene encoding ribosomal protein L16: MYLTIKSIMLLWKYLLVTESQVSKCGFHIVKKKGDVLYPKRTKYSKYRKGRCSRGCKPDGTKLGFGRYGIKSCKAGRLSYRAIEAARRAIIGHFHRAMSGQFRRNGKIWVRVFADLPITGKPTEVRMGRGKGNPTGWIARVSTGQILFEMDGVSLANARQAATLAAHKLCLSTKFVQWS; the protein is encoded by the coding sequence ATGTATTTAACCATAAAATCGATTATGCTCCTGCGGAAGTATCTACTCGTTACGGAATCTCAGGTGTCAAAGTGTGGATTTCATATAGTCAAAAAAAAGGGAGACGTGCTATATCCGAAACGTACGAAATATAGTAAATATCGTAAAGGCAGATGTAGTAGGGGTTGCAAACCGGATGGTACAAAACTGGGTTTTGGAAGATATGGCACTAAAAGTTGTAAAGCTGGTCGTCTTTCATATCGAGCCATTGAAGCAGCGCGTCGGGCTATAATCGGACACTTTCATCGTGCTATGAGCGGACAATTCCGAAGAAATGGTAAGATATGGGTAAGAGTTTTCGCGGATCTCCCTATTACCGGGAAACCCACAGAAGTAAGAATGGGAAGAGGAAAAGGAAATCCTACGGGTTGGATTGCTCGTGTGTCCACGGGACAAATCCCATTTGAAATGGATGGTGTGAGTTTGGCAAATGCTCGACAAGCCGCTACATTAGCGGCTCATAAACCATGTTCGTCAACCAAGTTTGTTCAGTGGTCGTAA
- the rps3 gene encoding ribosomal protein S3: MARKGNPISVRLGKNRSSDSSWFSDYYYGKFVYQDVNLRSYFGSIRPPTRLTFGFRLGRCIILHFPKRTFIHFFLPRRPRRLKRREKTRPGKEKGRWWTTFGKAGPIECLHSSDDTEEERNEVRGRGARKRVESIRLDDRKKQNEIRGWPKKKQRYGYHDRLPSIKKNLSKSLRISGAFKHPKYAGVVNDIAFLIENDDSFKKTKLFKLFFQNKSRSDGPTSYLRTLPAVRPSLNFLVMQYFFNTKNQINFDPVVVLNHFVAPGAAEPSTMGRANAQGRSLQKRIRSRIAFFVESLTSEKKCLAEAKNRLTHFIRLANDLRFAGTTKTTISLFPFFGATFFFLRDGVGVYNNLDAREQLLNQLRVKCWNLVGKDKIMELIEKLKNLGGIEELIKVIDMMIEIILRKRGIPYRYNSYFYEVKKMRSFLSNRTNTKTLIESVKIKSVYQSASLIAQDISFQLKNKRRSFHSIFAKIVKEIPKGVEGIRICFSGRLKDAAEKAQTKCYKHRKTSCNVFNHKIDYAPVEVSTRYGILGVKVWISYSQKKGRRAISETYEI; this comes from the exons ATGGCACGAAAAGGAAATCCGATTTCGGTAAGACTTGGAAAAAATCGTAGTTCAGATTCAAGTCGGTTCAGTGA TTATTATTATGGTAAATTTGTGTATCAAGATGTCAATCTGAGATCTTATTTCGGTTCGATACGTCCACCTACGAGACTCACCTTCGGCTTTCGTCTCGGTAGGTGTATTATTCTACATTTTCCTAAAAGAACATTCATTCATTTCTTTCTTCCCCGTCGACCACGACGACTGAAACGACGTGAAAAAACTAGACCCGGAAAGGAGAAGGGCCGGTGGTGGACGACATTCGGGAAAGCCGGGCCGATCGAGTGTCTTCATTCAAGCGACGATACAGAAGAAGAACGAAACGAAGTGAGAGGCCGGGGGGCAAGGAAAAGAGTCGAGTCGATCAGGCTCGACGACCGAAAAAAGCAAAACGAAATCCGGGGTTGGCCGAAAAAAAAACAACGCTATGGATACCATGACCGATTACCCTCGATAAAGAAGAATCTTTCTAAATCACTTCGGATCAGCGGGGCCTTCAAGCATCCGAAATACGCCGGGGTTGTAAATGACATAGCGTTCCTGATAGAAAATGACGACTCCTTCAAAAAAACGAAGTTATTCAAGTTATTTTTCCAAAATAAGTCCCGCTCCGACGGCCCGACGAGTTATCTACGGACCCTCCCTGCAGTGCGCCCCTCCTTGAATTTTTTGGTCATGCAATACTTTTTTAATACAAAGAACCAAATTAATTTCGACCCCGTCGTAGTTCTCAATCATTTCGTGGCACCGGGCGCCGCTGAACCATCTACGATGGGGAGAGCGAATGCACAGGGAAGAAGCTTACAGAAGAGAATACGTTCTCGTATCGCTTTTTTTGTAGAAAGCTCGACCAGCGAGAAAAAGTGTTTGGCCGAAGCCAAAAATAGGTTGACCCACTTCATTCGCTTGGCGAATGATCTTCGCTTCGCGGGAACAACTAAAACCACCATCTCGCTCTTTCCATTCTTCGGTGCTACCTTTTTCTTTCTAAGAGATGGGGTTGGGGTGTATAATAACCTTGATGCTCGGGAACAACTCCTCAATCAATTAAGGGTCAAATGTTGGAACCTCGTGGGTAAGGATAAGATAATGGAATTGATAGAGAAATTAAAAAACCTAGGTGGGATAGAAGAATTGATAAAGGTAATAGATATGATGATAGAGATCATACTGAGAAAGAGAGGAATTCCGTACAGGTACAACTCTTATTTTTACGAAGTCAAAAAAATGCGATCTTTCTTGTCTAATAGAACAAACACTAAGACCTTAATTGAGTCAGTCAAAATAAAATCTGTTTATCAAAGCGCTTCTCCGATTGCTCAAGACATCTCTTTTCAACTGAAGAACAAAAGAAGATCATTTCATTCCATTTTTGCTAAAATAGTGAAGGAGATTCCAAAAGGGGTGGAGGGAATCCGTATATGTTTTTCCGGTCGATTAAAAGACGCAGCAGAAAAAGCTCAAACTAAATGCTATAAGCATAGAAAAACTTCTCGTAATGTATTTAACCATAAAATCGATTATGCTCCTGCGGAAGTATCTACTCGTTACGGAATCTCAGGTGTCAAAGTGTGGATTTCATATAGTCAAAAAAAAGGGAGACGTGCTATATCCGAAACGTACGAAATATAG
- the nad9 gene encoding NADH dehydrogenase subunit 9, whose product MDNQFIFKYSWETLPKKWVKKMERSEHGNRFDTNTDYLFQLLCFLKLHTYTRVQVLIDICGVDYPSRKRRFEVVYNLLSTRYNSRIRVQTSADEVTRISSVVSLFPSAGWWEREVWDMFGVSFINHPDLRRILTDYGFEGHPLRKDFPLSGYVEVRYDDPEKRVVSEPIEMTQEFRYFDFASPWEQRSDG is encoded by the coding sequence ATGGATAACCAATTCATTTTCAAATATAGTTGGGAGACTTTACCCAAGAAATGGGTCAAAAAAATGGAAAGATCGGAACATGGGAATAGATCTGATACCAATACGGACTACCTATTTCAATTGTTGTGCTTTCTCAAATTGCATACCTATACAAGGGTTCAAGTTTCGATCGATATTTGCGGAGTTGATCATCCCTCTCGAAAACGAAGATTTGAAGTGGTCTATAATTTACTGAGTACTCGGTATAACTCACGCATTCGTGTACAAACCAGTGCAGACGAAGTAACACGAATATCTCCGGTAGTAAGTCTATTTCCATCAGCCGGCCGGTGGGAGCGAGAAGTTTGGGATATGTTTGGTGTTTCTTTCATCAATCATCCGGATCTACGCCGTATATCAACTGATTATGGTTTCGAGGGTCATCCATTACGAAAAGACCTTCCTCTGAGTGGATATGTGGAAGTACGCTATGATGATCCAGAGAAACGTGTGGTTTCTGAACCCATTGAGATGACCCAAGAATTTCGCTATTTCGATTTTGCTAGTCCTTGGGAACAGCGTAGCGACGGATAA